In Ischnura elegans chromosome 9, ioIscEleg1.1, whole genome shotgun sequence, the following proteins share a genomic window:
- the LOC124164968 gene encoding uncharacterized protein LOC124164968 — MGERSMFLDRRKPAYIASDDPPVVTAAAPEAQGNKRKYALRDNSSATPYPRLKELRQFPGMINFYRRLIPNAADVQSPLCEALQGGVKGSDAIEWTVILDRAFNECKGALVSAAFVAQPDVRLPLALFCDASDNAVGGALNQREGDEWTPLGFFTRKLKPLQRKCSSYDREILAVYEAVKYFRHMLEGREFTIITDHNPIVFAFQQKPEKCSPRQFRYLNYVAQFSTEIRHIAGRDTVVADALSRVEALSSGIDFDALARSQAQFFAKCDDSDNSFSLKKVRVSGCDSAFSVTFRLPEFDSLHQLAHSGIKASTKLVTERFDHVHIDIVGPVPVSNGYRYCVTCADRYSRWVEAIPTSDATADTVARKFFRGWISRFDTPLRVTTDQGRQFESALFHRLSVLTGARHLRTTAYHPAANGMVERFQRQLKATITCHESDSWYDTLPAVLLGIRTGLESRHRRITGEASLRRTSSPSGRVLRSFQNRKRGRVVRREAALALPTDPTRPRIASRREASICPPGLEVSISCLRENGRHTAPLQPPPFRVVRRDAKYFVVEMKGKEMAISIDRLKPSYILATEDGRHDACGTTGPPSASTTTPAAIDPPAKSLSHPGPAPRATRSGRRVHFPRHLEEFAT; from the exons ATGGGCGAGAGGTCAATGTTTCTTGACCGCCGTAAGCCCGCCTACATCGCCTCCGATGACCCACCAGTGGTCACAGCAGCTGCACCA GAAGCCCAGGGCAATAA AAGGAAGTACGCGTTGAGAGATAACTCAAGTGCTACCCCATACCCAAGACTGAAGGAACTACGCCAGTTCCCAGGgatgattaatttttatagaCGGTTGATTCCGAATGCCGCTGACGTGCAATCCCCCCTGTGCGAAGCGTTGCAGGGAGGTGTGAAGGGCAGTGATGCTATCGAGTGGACGGTTATCCTAGACCGCGCTTTTAACGAGTGCAAGGGCGCTCTCGTGAGCGCTGCATTTGTGGCACAACCCGATGTGCGTTTACCACTGGCCCTATTCTGTGACGCATCGGATAACGCTGTTGGTGGTGCTTTGAACCAACGCGAGGGTGATGAGTGGACACCCCTTGGTTTTTTCACGCGTAAGCTGAAGCCGCTTCAGCGTAAATGTAGCTCTTACGACCGTGAGATTCTCGCAGTTTACGAGGCAGTGAAGTACTTCCGGCACATGTTAGAAGGGCGTGAATTTACTATAATCACGGACCATAATCCCATAGTGTTCGCCTTCCAGCAGAAGCCCGAAAAGTGTTCCCCCCGGCAGTTCCGGTATTTAAATTACGTGGCTCAGTTCAGCACTGAAATTCGGCACATCGCCGGTCGTGACACCGTTGTCGCGGACGCACTTTCACGAGTGGAAGCACTGTCGAGTGGAATAGATTTTGACGCGTTGGCACGCTCGCAGGCGCAGTTCTTTGCTAAGTGTGACGATAGTGACAATTCCTTTAGTTTAAAGAAAGTGCGCGTCTCCGGATGCGATAGTGCGTTTAGTGTGACGTTTCGACTCCCTGAGTTCGATTCTCTACACCAATTAGCCCACTCCGGTATTAAGGCTTCCACAAAACTTGTAACCGAAAG ATTTGACCATGTCCACATCGACATAGTGGGCCCCGTGCCAGTGTCCAATGGCTACCGCTATTGTGTAACTTGTGCCGATCGCTACTCGCGATGGGTCGAAGCCATTCCCACATCCGACGCAACGGCAGATACGGTCGCACGCAAGTTCTTTCGCGGCTGGATATCACGTTTCGACACCCCGTTGAGAGTCACCACAGATCAAGGCCGGCAGTTCGAGTCTGCTCTCTTTCACCGGCTTTCTGTGCTCACCGGCGCCCGCCATCTCCGTACCACTGCGTACCATCCCGCTGCCAATGGAATGGTGGAACGATTCCAAAGGCAGTTAAAGGCTACTATTACGTGCCACGAGTCCGACAGCTGGTACGACACTTTACCCGCTGTGCTTCTCGGCATTCGAACGGGCTTGGAAAGCCGACATCGGCGCATCACCGGCGAAGCTTCTCTACGGAGAACCTCTTCGCCTTCCGGGAGAGTTCTTCGCTCCTTCCAAAACCGAAAACGAGGACGAGTCGTTCGTCGCGAAGCTGCGCTGGCACTTCCAACGGATCCAACCCGTCCCCGCATCGCATCACGGAGAGAGGCCAGTATTTGTCCACCAGGACTTGAAGTCAGCATCTCATGTCTTCGTGAGAACGGACGCCACACGGCCCCCCTGCAACCGCCGCCCTTCCGCGTCGTTCGCCGCGACGCCAAGTACTTCGTGGTCGAAATGAAGGGCAAGGAGATGGCGATATCCATAGACCGCCTGAAACCCTCCTACATCTTGGCAACGGAGGACGGACGTCACGACGCCTGTGGTACAACTGGACCACCGTCAGCCAGTACCACAACACCGGCTGCCATCGACCCTCCGGCGAAATCGCTGTCCCATCCCGGCCCGGCGCCACGAGCAACCCGCTCCGGGAGAAGGGTCCATTTCCCCAGACACCTGGAGGAGTTCGCCACCTAg